The DNA sequence aataatgtTCAAAATGCATGACAAGTTCCACTAtcacaaagattttttttgcactaatttagtttatatatagtaattaattTGACCAATTATAGAGGGGACCTTATATCTTCCAACGAGGTGGATTTTTCTACAGAATTACTTAACATGTTTACTATATGTTGGGTGTATGACTAATGCTAGTAATTTCTAACCCTAAagcatctctctctctctcttcaacaTCAACGAGGGTTGCAGCAAGGACATTTCAGTCATTTTAAAACTTGCATGGTTGTGACAGCTAAAACCCTTTGCCGACATGTGATAACCTCATTTACGTGATATAACCTACGCGTATACTTCATCTTAAAAATTTGGAATATATTAATCCCATTcacacaaaaattgaaaatcatgCGTCTACAAGTTTTTCTTAGAGGTTGTTCATGGTACACTTTCTGATATAGTTAATTTTCAttcactaaattattttaaattcatagaAGATCGTAtcatttctttatttatctgtaaTCTAGTCAgaaacatatatacatacagaATTATACACATTTAGCTATATTATTTCTCTTAATATTACCAGCATGAGGTGCATCTCCACTCATGCATACAACTATGAGTCTATGACTATATAACTACCGTGGCTTTCATGAGAAATTCAAGAAATTAGACAGCAATGTCTTCAGtttatatatgatatgatatctAAAGCCTTCAGTGCATGATTGGTAAATTAATTAGATATCTAACTACaatcaaattttaatgtaaAGTCCCACACAGTTCATGGGTCTTGCCCTCAAGGGTTAtctcatttgatttttgtaGATGCTATTGGTACAACCTCCAGTCGTGCCTGTTAGTTTTTTCGTTTTCGTctgtttgattttataaaaaaaaatgtaaagtcCCACTCTTTCTGTCTTAATTCACCGTACGTGGTCGACCGGTGTGCGTATGAAAACAAATAGGGTAACATAAGTTGAGTACATTAATAGTATATCAAAATTTAACTCTTTAATATGAAAAAGTGTTTAAACTTGTGgtttacattaaattaatagAGAGGATcacattttaactaaaaatcatTCAGTATAGCACATATATAGTAACATCTATGTGAATGTTCATATAAGTAATAACTAATTTGTACTATATCATTGCCGACGTTATACGTCACCTGTAAGTTCTTTTCCTTTTCGTTTTTAACAATTGCTAATGAAtcctaaaaatattaagaaacatGGAATATATCttactaaatattttcaattaattattgaaattaatcttaaattatttttatatattaaattgtttttttaaaaatgttttacttttgtttctttaaatatcaaattaactGGTAAATTTATCATCAAATCAGATTACGTACACTTATATATGTACCAAAAAAGATTACACGTACTCATATTTATACCTTTCACTCTCAGTCAATATTGAAACGATAATTAAATGGATTTTACTCCCAACATTATCTTCTTTTGTATAAAGCTATTAACTAGACCACCGTGCACTGaaaattttactaaataaaCATTTCGATAGTAGCAAGAGGTGTAGCACCAGATCAAAAGCTGTCAAGACAAAGATAGGACATGGGTAGTGGTAaaaacaaaaggaccaatcatTATAATCTTGCATGTGACATTTTCTCTGTTTGCACACTGACAAGAAAGGCCTCCGTCGTCGCTCTTCTCAACTCCATTGTGTAATACACATGGAGTCACAATCTTCCTCTCAGATATTCAAGAAACAAATTCTATACTTACACATATCAATGCTCACTTGTACAAATAGAAATTCATAACGTACCTAGCTAATTAATTAGCATTTAATGTATACTTGTATAACGGAAActaaaaagaaacaagaactGTACGTTATTAAGACAACAACGACACAAGGTCGTACgcagaggaaaaagaaaatcgtGACAAAACTAAAACACGTTTTAATGATTAATTCATCAACGAGCTAGGCTCAAACAAAATATTGTAGTAATCTAAAGgggtaaataaaaatacaagttcGTGCAAGGGTACGAGATAAGGCAAATTGAGTTACCCATATTCTACTCTCTTAGTTTTGGAACCACTTTCTTCTTTGTGCTAACAATTTTCTAGTACACCCACCCAACATATTGGTCCTTCAAAATGCAAGTATCAATCACTTTAGTAACTTACAttacaattttgtttatttttactttaatccttaattttttcAAGGTCATTCAATCCTTTTCAACACAAACATATctcgttaatttttttaatattagaaaTATACTCTTTAACGTACTTTTTTTAAGTACACGtgtttctaataaattataactaatgcATCTAAAAAAAGTGTGTTAAAGAGTATGGTTCTAACATTTCATGTTGTTAAAAATGAATAACTCTTGCAAAATTAAGGATTATagtaaatattttgtaaaatttaatttggagTGATCGAAGCTTACAAATTGATAGACAAAAAAGGGTATTTACTCACAATTTCCCCAGTATTCGGGGCCAGTGGTTGTCCCAAGGAATCCAAAACCTTGTTGTGGCTTGAAAAGCGAGTTATTATGGTGGTGCTGGTAGGgttgttgttggtggtggtgatggttgTACTCTACGCTCCCCGCGGTGAACGTCAGCATATCCTTGACGTCGATGCTAACGTCAACCGCGCCGCCGTTGGTGAGGCCGAGAAAGTCCCTCGTGAGGCCGTCATTGTTACTATTGATGCCTCTCATGCTCATGTAGCGTTGATCGGGCGGCAATGGCACTGAGTCCAGATGAGTCGTCTCGGTTCCTAGCTCGGCCATGCTGAGCTGAGTCACGTGAGTGGGTCCCGTGATGGCGGCGGCACCCACGGTCGCGGCCTTCTGGAGCAACGCAGTGGCTGAGAGGTGTGCTGACGTGGCAGCGTTGGAGGGGGGTTGCGTGCGCTCGTGGAGGTCACGGAAGGGTGAGGTTATCATGCTCTTATTGGGgtgttgatgatgatgaaggaatgaagaagaaatgTTGTTGTTGGcagtggaggtggtggtggtgttgggGATGTGGAAGTTGTGAGATTCAGGTTTGATGTTGTTGTGGAGAGTGGTAAGGTtgctagggttagggttagggttagggttagggttagggtccCATGGATTGatgaaattgttgttgtgttgttgGGTTGGGAAAAGGAAGAGGGATTGAACTAATGGATTTGTGGTGTTGGTGGCTAGTTGGTTTGCTGAGAGTCTTGCACTTTCTTCAGCCAATGCATCGCAGAATGCTCTGTGAGTTATGAAGTTGTCCTTCCTGCAGTTTCCAcacaaataaaatacaaatttaccAGCACTGCACAATACAAGGCTACAATTATTGCTACATGTATATGCCTATATGGACTTATATGAATTAACAAGTGAAAAATGCTTAGTCAccttctgataaaaaaaactaataatattttttttatcaacaagaattcaaaataatatcaaacaaattataatattaataacttacatatttttttaatcaagtgagttattaataataaatataagctaaatataataaaaaaataagctaGTAATATTAATTTAACCTTTAAAACAAGTATGAAGGGAAGTAaggctttatttatttatttacttcttTTTGAGGTGTTGTGGAGTTTGAGGATGAACTATGAAGTGAATCATGCATGTGAATGCAAAGTTTACAAAACCGAAGGAGGACTTATTACGTCGTCTTTGTAGAATGAGCCCCGTTTGCAAAAAGGTGGGGGAAATCATGCATGGGAGAGGGGGTAATAGTCCATACACGGATTGAAGTGTAAAAGGCATAGACCTAATGGGACATGAATTATGTCACAGGGTCAAATTTAAAGTAGGAGAGAGAAGAAATGAACAACAATCGATGGATATGCCCTTATGCTTTATGCAtgcagataaaaaattattgaaaaagacttaaattatgttagtagtattttaaattaaaattgaaatattcttTTGGTAAGTTctgtcaattttaattattaaagcaAAAAATGTAGTACATTTTAATTGGAAAATATCTTTGTCCAAAATTTAATACTATTGACTCAAAATGTGAAAGGATTATTGGCAATGTTGTCATGATGGCGGAAGTCTTGGGAAACTAGAGCTCATGCACGTCTCAAAGACGACACGAAATGGAAATGAACCCCATGTATCCACTGATGATGCTATAGGAAAGCAACTTAGCAGATCAGATTTTTTTACAGATTTATCAGATTTCACAATGATGAAAGTTCAGAGAAAAATGgctaaatgaaataaaatttaagaaaaaaagtaagaaatcaTCACAAATTTTAgaacaatattaattatactTCTTTTACTTTTCAGGAGACAAAAATAGATCTccatcattttcttagagacTGCAGCCACTCCATATACGCACATCAGTGCATATATAATAGAGAGAGTAGAAGTCTAGAGAACAATTGAGCATTCTCTGACACCCTTGAAATTTTTGTGTAGCCTAAACCCTATGAATTGACCactaaatttttttggaaataatGTAAATATGGTACATATCATGCCCTTCATGCTGACATGCATGTGCATGCATCATGaggttcaaaaaaaattaacaccaaCAAAAATTCTATTGAGTCACAGATAAAACAgtagataaaaacaaaagatgtGTGGATTGTGtcctttgtttttgttattaattgcCGCCCATTCATTAGGCAGTTTTAGGATTCAGAAACAGGTAAAGTTTCAGTCACTCTTGCAAATTGACACTTGTATATTAGCTAGCTGTGTCCACTTTTCATGCAACCTGCCATAACACTTGAACATTTAAAGCACAAGGTAAATTCCAGGGCGAAATCAAGCTTACCATTCTTATGTAAGAACAAAGATCCactgagaaaaaaaatcaagagaaacCCTTTTGATCATATATAAACTAGAATTGATTTAAATCATGTAATAATATATGAGCACACACTTAAAAATtggtaaataatatatatgtaagaGTATATATACCTGGAAAAAAGGGTTCCACAACCACATCTATATTCTCTAGTACCACAGGTTTTAGAGTGAGCTTTCCAATCTGACTGAACAGCATAGATCTTTGAGCACTTTTCACATTTCCACTTCTTCTCCCCATGTTTTCTGCAGTAGTGTTTCTTAATTCCAGTGAGGTCCCCCAAAGCCCTTGAAGGGTTGTGGTGAACGCATGAAGGCTCAGGGCAAACGTAGGCCTTCTTTTTCACCTCTTTGTTGCTCCTTTGCTTCAGCTTCCACGGGAGGTTATGTCCTCTCCTATGAAGCTGAAGGTTCTGATCTCTCTGGAAACCCTTGTTGCAGATCTCACACACAAATCTATTGGTAGCCAGAAGAGTCTTCGGTGATAAAGCTATCACTTCAGCATCTGGGTCTGAAACGCGTcacaaattaaattagaaaattaaccTAATTAAGTAGCACACATGAATAGCTCATAACTCATCAACTGAAGGGATATAATATATACGttacatatatac is a window from the Glycine max cultivar Williams 82 chromosome 2, Glycine_max_v4.0, whole genome shotgun sequence genome containing:
- the LOC100780056 gene encoding protein indeterminate-domain 12 translates to MFPAVMSNSNSLSEEATVSCGTRIAGLNHVITTTISPEQPLKIKKKRNLPGNPDPDAEVIALSPKTLLATNRFVCEICNKGFQRDQNLQLHRRGHNLPWKLKQRSNKEVKKKAYVCPEPSCVHHNPSRALGDLTGIKKHYCRKHGEKKWKCEKCSKIYAVQSDWKAHSKTCGTREYRCGCGTLFSRKDNFITHRAFCDALAEESARLSANQLATNTTNPLVQSLFLFPTQQHNNNFINPWDPNPNPNPNPNPSNLTTLHNNIKPESHNFHIPNTTTTSTANNNISSSFLHHHQHPNKSMITSPFRDLHERTQPPSNAATSAHLSATALLQKAATVGAAAITGPTHVTQLSMAELGTETTHLDSVPLPPDQRYMSMRGINSNNDGLTRDFLGLTNGGAVDVSIDVKDMLTFTAGSVEYNHHHHQQQPYQHHHNNSLFKPQQGFGFLGTTTGPEYWGNCE